The following coding sequences are from one Anguilla anguilla isolate fAngAng1 chromosome 12, fAngAng1.pri, whole genome shotgun sequence window:
- the LOC118208989 gene encoding RNA-binding protein Musashi homolog 2-like isoform X2: MEGDGSQATSGSPNDSQHDPGKMFIGGLSWQTSPDSLRDYFSKFGEIRECMVMRDPTTKRSRGFGFVTFADAASVDKVLAQPHHELDSKTSKRLQSQLFPRLNPARCGAGAGLAGG; encoded by the exons ATGGAGGGAGACGGGAGCCAAGCCACATCTGGAAGCCCAAATGATTCACAACACGACCCGGG taaaatgtttatcgGTGGCCTCAGTTGGCAAACCTCACCAG acagCCTTAGAGACTATTTTAGCAAATTCGGGGAAATCAGAGAATGTATGGTGATGAGGGATCCCACGACGAAACGCTCcag agGGTTCGGATTCGTTACGTTTGCGGATGCTGCCAGCGTAGATAAAGTCCTAGCCCAGCCGCACCACGAATTGGACTCGAAGACG AGTAAGCGGCTGCAATCGCAGCTGTTCCCCCGTCTGAATCCAGCCCGGTgtggcgcgggggcggggctggcgggAGGGTGA